In a genomic window of Streptomyces pristinaespiralis:
- a CDS encoding sacsin N-terminal ATP-binding-like domain-containing protein, whose product MSQSVSPVISTVLDQSSRVLQTYAVDPGLVAEHANGERRITQGGYGDRQLFELVQNAADEIADHPGGKIQVVLTDANLYCANEGNPVTPEGAETILRMSMSKKRGGQIGRFGVGVKSVLVVTDAPEFFSRTGSFGFDRAWSYEQIKAVPGVTDRYGPTFDAPVLRTARPLDDAAERAADPILDELLGWATTVVRLPLLKGADGRLGKDMHGGGSSDREEFPPGFQLFSPHVAEVVLEDRRPRPMARRTLTTRQVGDVRTVWEVRTGKAASSEEWRVFTVTHEPGQTARADAGELHDRVTLDVSWAVPVLERDPKSGLYGSPRIRGRGRFWSFFPTKYEMSLSGMLNGAWKTNEDRQNLLDSSPFNQEMIKVSAALVVDSLRHLAPSEDPAAYLRLLPGRAKESISWADDFLTREIWARAAVSPSLPDQDGVLRVPSELRIHPRLDKDLKRLSNWLRMWHECPGRPADWLHPSVEEDSLRSGKVEHIREAARTERADVREWLEALVACGTAEASAAAIRILADMIEVRSPYAEEARAARIVLTEEHGLVAPVPGQVFRRTEHGGLRESLVYVVDALAEDPSLMHALNLLGIREADVEGRFVSVLDRGFDGYGEAEWQRFWELFRQAGQGRLSHRLLERVPTARETLRVRTADGRWRPIKDCMLPGRVVSGDRDGSVAVDMAFHSDDTTFFAEVGLRERPVTGLRPAEGEVWFEEYREALHAAYLRKLDTHAPRPGLKTMKAEGSPIGGPLHLFRALSDESRAAFLQALPDSAVVDHWTRHYGTRVNTRQSVVSPIRWLLRRYGTVETSQGIKPLKEAVGPQLVAYRDVLPVAVGLSEEKARKLGLPTTVDDVPSDRWDTLLSEVAHSEDDTFVGATYVMLTRFGADFPEDSLTRCRIGDEWGTRPDGEIALAVGPVEYRALRAERIPALLVTTPEDAELMAEKWGMLRYTDVITKETREEPEGGPVPLVELYPSLRQRLTGANRNAMVQHCTELEAVVRTPNGTRASALDAVRHGTTVKVRVPLGREPMLRLIDRELGLGLGAGGCRTVLEHQQRMERDSATQAALKAVREAEDVVTKIELLIGADALRSGLPEGLMEAELQETGGAEPSGHRIAQMAFNAHGDGVLQQHARDIQARFPNAPVAYGGSSAAVAFVSDLKLPVSFAGSRTPSPPAYETVDGPRDFPRLHDYQEDLVRNITALLDRLAPQRGMLSLPTGAGKTRVTAEAVIRWVKQVGDLTGPLLWIAQTEELCEQAVQSWKFVWSKVGAERPLTISRLWGSNEVGDVIDHPHLVVATDAKLERCLDTDAYAWLRQAALVIVDEAHTAVSKRYTEILGHLGLTQYATGRHLLGLTATPFRNTNEEETRRLVNRFGNRRLDEGVFPSGDPYRDLQQWGMLAQVEHRTLEGGRIELTRDEKVQADRMAMLSRAAEQRLADDHARSRRIVDEVASLPQDWPTLLFATSVDHAKYLAARLNDRGVRAAAVDATTSPTDRRRRIEDFRAGRIRVLTNYGVLTQGFDAPATRVVVVARPVYSTNVYQQMIGRGLRGPRNGGEDTCLILNVSDNIENFDTQLAFTQFEHLWSRK is encoded by the coding sequence ATGTCTCAGTCCGTCTCCCCGGTAATAAGTACCGTCCTCGACCAGTCCTCCCGTGTCCTGCAGACCTACGCGGTGGACCCCGGCCTCGTCGCCGAACACGCCAACGGTGAGCGCCGCATCACCCAGGGCGGATACGGCGACCGACAGCTTTTCGAACTCGTCCAGAACGCGGCCGACGAAATTGCCGACCATCCCGGCGGGAAAATTCAGGTCGTCCTCACCGACGCCAACCTCTACTGCGCCAACGAGGGAAACCCGGTGACTCCGGAAGGCGCGGAGACAATTCTTCGAATGAGCATGTCCAAGAAGCGCGGTGGACAGATCGGACGATTCGGCGTCGGGGTGAAATCGGTTCTCGTCGTGACCGACGCGCCGGAATTCTTCAGCCGAACCGGCAGCTTCGGGTTCGACCGGGCCTGGTCGTACGAGCAGATCAAGGCCGTGCCCGGAGTGACAGACCGATACGGCCCGACCTTCGACGCACCGGTGCTGCGGACGGCCCGTCCGCTGGACGACGCGGCGGAGCGCGCGGCGGACCCGATCCTCGACGAGTTGCTGGGCTGGGCGACGACCGTCGTGAGGTTGCCCCTGCTCAAGGGGGCGGACGGACGGTTGGGGAAGGACATGCACGGGGGCGGCTCCTCGGACCGTGAAGAGTTCCCGCCCGGGTTCCAGCTCTTCTCCCCCCATGTCGCCGAGGTGGTTCTCGAGGACCGCCGACCGCGCCCGATGGCCCGTCGCACGCTGACGACACGACAGGTCGGCGACGTCCGCACCGTGTGGGAGGTCCGGACGGGGAAGGCGGCGTCCTCGGAGGAGTGGAGGGTCTTCACCGTCACCCACGAGCCGGGGCAGACGGCCCGCGCGGACGCCGGCGAATTGCACGACCGCGTCACGCTCGATGTCTCCTGGGCCGTTCCGGTACTGGAAAGGGACCCGAAGAGTGGCCTTTACGGCAGCCCGCGTATACGCGGCCGAGGTCGCTTCTGGTCCTTCTTCCCCACCAAGTACGAGATGTCCCTGAGCGGCATGCTCAACGGCGCGTGGAAGACGAACGAGGACCGCCAGAACCTGCTCGACTCCTCCCCCTTCAATCAGGAAATGATCAAGGTGTCGGCTGCGCTGGTGGTCGACTCCCTCCGCCACCTCGCCCCGAGTGAGGATCCGGCCGCCTACCTCCGCCTGCTCCCCGGTCGAGCGAAGGAGTCGATCAGCTGGGCGGACGACTTCCTGACCCGTGAGATCTGGGCCCGAGCCGCCGTCAGCCCTTCCCTCCCCGACCAGGACGGGGTCCTGCGGGTCCCCTCCGAGCTCAGGATCCACCCCCGTCTCGACAAGGACCTCAAGCGCCTCTCCAATTGGCTTCGGATGTGGCACGAGTGCCCCGGACGGCCCGCCGACTGGTTGCATCCGAGCGTCGAGGAGGACTCCCTGCGCTCCGGAAAGGTCGAGCACATCCGCGAGGCGGCCAGGACCGAGCGAGCGGACGTGCGCGAGTGGCTGGAGGCCCTCGTCGCATGCGGTACCGCCGAGGCCTCTGCGGCAGCGATTCGCATCCTCGCGGACATGATCGAGGTGCGTTCCCCGTACGCCGAAGAGGCGCGCGCGGCCCGCATCGTGCTCACCGAGGAGCACGGCCTGGTGGCACCGGTGCCCGGGCAGGTGTTCCGTCGCACCGAGCACGGTGGTCTGCGCGAGTCCCTGGTCTACGTGGTCGACGCGCTCGCCGAGGACCCCTCCCTCATGCACGCGTTGAACCTGCTCGGTATCCGTGAGGCCGACGTCGAGGGTCGCTTCGTCAGCGTCCTCGACCGGGGCTTCGACGGCTACGGCGAGGCCGAGTGGCAGCGATTCTGGGAACTTTTCCGGCAAGCCGGACAGGGGCGGCTGTCCCACCGGCTGCTGGAGCGGGTACCGACCGCCCGCGAAACCCTGCGGGTCCGGACCGCCGACGGCCGGTGGCGTCCCATCAAGGACTGCATGCTGCCCGGACGGGTGGTGAGTGGCGATCGGGACGGATCCGTCGCCGTCGACATGGCCTTCCACTCCGACGACACGACCTTCTTCGCCGAGGTCGGCCTGCGCGAGCGGCCGGTGACGGGGCTGCGACCGGCGGAGGGGGAGGTGTGGTTCGAGGAGTACCGCGAGGCGCTCCACGCCGCATACCTGCGCAAGTTGGACACTCACGCTCCCCGCCCCGGACTGAAAACCATGAAGGCCGAGGGATCGCCGATCGGCGGACCGCTCCATCTGTTCCGCGCGCTCTCCGACGAGTCACGCGCGGCCTTCCTCCAGGCTCTGCCGGACAGCGCGGTGGTCGATCACTGGACCCGCCACTACGGCACCCGGGTCAACACCCGCCAGTCCGTTGTCTCGCCGATCCGCTGGCTGCTGCGCAGGTACGGCACGGTCGAGACATCCCAGGGCATCAAGCCGCTGAAGGAGGCGGTCGGTCCGCAGCTCGTCGCGTACCGGGACGTACTGCCGGTGGCTGTGGGCCTCTCCGAGGAGAAGGCCCGCAAACTCGGCCTGCCGACCACCGTGGACGACGTCCCGAGCGACCGCTGGGACACCCTGCTCAGCGAGGTCGCCCACAGCGAGGACGACACCTTCGTCGGGGCGACCTACGTGATGCTGACCCGCTTCGGTGCAGACTTCCCGGAAGACTCTCTGACCCGTTGCCGGATCGGGGACGAGTGGGGCACCCGCCCCGACGGGGAGATCGCACTCGCCGTCGGCCCCGTCGAGTACCGGGCGCTGCGCGCCGAGCGAATCCCGGCACTCCTTGTGACGACCCCCGAGGACGCCGAACTGATGGCGGAGAAGTGGGGCATGCTCCGCTACACCGACGTGATCACGAAGGAGACGCGGGAAGAGCCGGAAGGCGGCCCGGTTCCGCTGGTGGAGCTGTACCCGTCACTTCGCCAAAGGCTCACCGGTGCCAATCGGAACGCCATGGTCCAGCACTGTACCGAACTGGAGGCGGTCGTCCGTACACCGAACGGCACCCGGGCCTCGGCGCTGGACGCCGTGCGCCACGGGACCACCGTGAAGGTGCGCGTCCCGTTGGGCCGTGAGCCGATGCTGCGGCTCATCGACCGCGAGCTCGGACTCGGGCTCGGTGCGGGGGGCTGTCGAACCGTTCTCGAGCACCAGCAACGCATGGAACGGGACAGCGCGACCCAGGCGGCGCTGAAAGCCGTTCGCGAAGCCGAGGACGTGGTGACCAAGATCGAGCTGCTGATCGGCGCGGATGCCCTGCGCTCCGGGCTGCCCGAAGGGCTCATGGAAGCCGAACTGCAGGAGACCGGCGGCGCGGAGCCGTCCGGGCACCGGATAGCTCAGATGGCGTTCAACGCGCACGGCGACGGGGTGCTCCAGCAGCACGCCCGGGACATCCAGGCCAGGTTTCCCAACGCGCCGGTCGCCTACGGCGGTTCGTCGGCCGCCGTCGCCTTCGTGTCGGACCTGAAGCTGCCGGTGTCGTTCGCCGGTTCCCGAACCCCGTCACCGCCGGCGTACGAGACGGTGGACGGCCCACGGGACTTCCCCCGGCTCCACGACTACCAGGAGGACCTGGTCCGGAACATCACCGCCCTGCTCGACCGGTTGGCCCCGCAGCGCGGAATGCTGTCCCTGCCCACCGGCGCCGGCAAGACTCGGGTCACCGCCGAAGCCGTGATCCGCTGGGTCAAGCAGGTGGGGGATCTGACCGGTCCTCTGCTGTGGATCGCGCAGACCGAGGAGCTGTGCGAACAGGCGGTGCAGAGCTGGAAGTTCGTGTGGAGCAAGGTGGGGGCGGAGCGACCGCTCACCATCAGTCGGCTCTGGGGGAGCAACGAAGTGGGGGACGTCATCGACCACCCGCACCTGGTCGTCGCTACGGACGCCAAGTTGGAGCGCTGCCTGGACACCGATGCGTACGCGTGGTTGCGACAGGCCGCACTGGTGATCGTGGACGAGGCACACACCGCCGTCTCCAAGCGGTACACCGAGATCCTGGGGCACTTGGGACTCACCCAGTACGCGACCGGACGCCATCTTCTCGGTCTGACCGCCACCCCCTTCCGCAACACCAACGAGGAGGAGACCAGGCGTCTGGTCAACCGCTTCGGCAACCGACGGCTCGACGAAGGCGTCTTCCCGTCCGGTGACCCCTACCGTGATCTTCAGCAGTGGGGAATGCTCGCCCAGGTGGAGCACCGCACCCTGGAAGGCGGTCGGATCGAACTGACCCGCGACGAAAAGGTGCAGGCCGACCGGATGGCGATGCTGTCCCGAGCCGCCGAGCAGCGGCTCGCCGACGACCACGCGCGCAGCCGCCGCATCGTCGACGAGGTGGCCTCTCTTCCGCAGGACTGGCCGACCCTGCTCTTCGCCACCTCCGTGGACCACGCCAA
- a CDS encoding helix-turn-helix domain-containing protein, translating to MEAGEDFGPWLARQLKLTGKTQADLAEELKLTRAAVSAWITGRSVPRPTVMEEIAEALGTDVGTVHTRTTDTQVGLPVTWYHRPGYPDGGRDGGNAAAFAFDADVQVLARETCQNSLDERLTENGRPVRVRYTLHELTGEALDAFRKAILWDDLQPHYLAVSESASQQKVGRVVDAGVRDMFEKGRLVLLRIDDYNASGLTGDDYDDGKFAAVVRRQLESLKSGRGAGGSYGLGKATLWATSALGMVLINSTLSVPHEGRTERRVIGRLELPWRSVDGQSYAGPAWLGRPDPDTRGAEVARSWWADEETVERLHLTRDSDEPGTSFLIVGAHDVASLEQSTVALDADDEDGGDDDGTRDIRAMHRRLVEALGRDFWAAMTGGGSRLPLLETSVRSLRNGEVVIEEEKVDPTVAQPSRTRALRAFYDGTTVDRLTEAGQVALRTVPLRLPLSGGRRGTLGIHPAILLVTEAEDADGVSNQVHSLRGNRMTIKKSGVAGLPLGVNAFQAVLLAGHAAGESVPFAEEAEEFLRAAEPPEHDRWGQSEELTLRWSHSAHHRIARLTTEVNAAVKELVARPKRAGGEGGAKLRKALTVQRRTTPRRGSGQALPELDGLDAAIGADGEWRITAEVKLPRGDELPTMTPVVLLDVRSGSRPRLDWAELVAVDGCEVEDGVLRFTPHARRATFRGATDVASHPVRTALTRLVLELRAGKGSEA from the coding sequence GTGGAAGCAGGCGAGGATTTCGGGCCCTGGTTGGCCCGCCAACTCAAGCTCACGGGGAAGACCCAGGCGGATCTCGCGGAAGAACTGAAATTGACCCGGGCCGCGGTCTCGGCGTGGATCACGGGGCGCTCGGTGCCCCGCCCCACCGTCATGGAGGAGATTGCCGAGGCGCTCGGCACCGACGTCGGGACCGTGCACACCAGGACCACGGACACTCAGGTCGGCCTTCCCGTGACCTGGTACCACCGCCCCGGCTACCCCGACGGAGGACGCGACGGCGGCAATGCCGCGGCATTCGCCTTCGACGCGGACGTTCAGGTGCTCGCTCGGGAGACATGTCAGAACAGTCTCGACGAGCGGCTCACGGAGAACGGGCGTCCGGTCCGCGTGCGTTACACCCTCCACGAGCTCACCGGCGAGGCGTTGGACGCCTTCCGTAAGGCGATCCTCTGGGACGATCTTCAGCCCCACTACCTCGCGGTCTCGGAGTCGGCCTCCCAGCAGAAGGTCGGACGGGTCGTGGACGCCGGCGTTCGCGACATGTTCGAGAAGGGACGGTTGGTTCTCCTTCGGATCGACGACTACAACGCCTCGGGTCTGACCGGTGACGACTACGACGACGGCAAGTTCGCAGCCGTCGTCCGCCGTCAGCTGGAGAGTCTCAAGTCGGGTCGAGGAGCCGGTGGTTCCTACGGGCTCGGCAAGGCGACGCTCTGGGCGACCAGTGCACTCGGCATGGTTCTGATCAACTCCACGCTCTCCGTCCCCCACGAGGGGCGGACGGAACGCCGTGTCATCGGACGACTGGAACTGCCGTGGCGTTCTGTCGACGGTCAGTCGTACGCCGGCCCCGCCTGGCTCGGGCGGCCCGATCCGGATACGCGAGGGGCGGAGGTGGCTCGTTCCTGGTGGGCCGACGAGGAGACGGTCGAGCGCCTCCATCTCACCCGCGACAGCGACGAGCCGGGAACCTCCTTCCTCATCGTCGGTGCCCATGACGTGGCCAGCCTCGAGCAGAGCACGGTCGCCCTCGACGCCGACGACGAGGACGGGGGTGACGACGACGGCACCCGCGACATCCGTGCCATGCACCGAAGGCTGGTGGAGGCGCTTGGACGGGACTTCTGGGCAGCGATGACCGGTGGAGGAAGTCGACTGCCGCTGCTGGAGACCTCGGTCCGTTCGCTGCGCAACGGTGAGGTCGTCATCGAGGAGGAGAAGGTCGACCCCACCGTCGCCCAGCCCTCTCGAACCCGGGCGCTGCGTGCCTTCTACGACGGGACGACGGTCGACCGGCTCACCGAGGCCGGACAGGTCGCTCTCCGCACCGTCCCGCTCCGGCTCCCACTCTCCGGCGGCCGCCGCGGCACGCTCGGCATCCATCCGGCGATACTGCTGGTCACAGAGGCCGAGGACGCGGACGGCGTCTCGAATCAGGTGCACTCGCTGCGCGGCAATCGCATGACCATCAAGAAGTCCGGGGTCGCCGGCCTGCCGCTGGGCGTCAATGCCTTTCAGGCCGTTCTTCTGGCCGGCCACGCGGCCGGGGAGTCGGTTCCCTTCGCCGAGGAGGCCGAGGAGTTCCTGCGCGCGGCCGAGCCTCCCGAGCACGACCGCTGGGGCCAGTCCGAGGAGTTGACACTCCGCTGGTCGCACAGCGCGCACCATCGCATCGCCCGGCTCACCACGGAGGTCAACGCCGCGGTGAAGGAACTGGTCGCCAGGCCCAAGCGTGCCGGCGGCGAAGGAGGCGCGAAGCTACGGAAGGCGCTGACCGTCCAGCGCAGGACCACGCCCAGGCGCGGCTCCGGACAGGCCCTGCCGGAGCTGGACGGACTCGACGCCGCGATCGGCGCGGACGGGGAGTGGCGGATCACGGCCGAGGTGAAGCTGCCTCGTGGTGACGAACTGCCCACCATGACACCGGTCGTCCTGCTCGATGTGCGGTCGGGCAGCCGCCCCAGGCTCG